The nucleotide sequence GACCAATATCAAAGATAAAGACTAGCAATTCCGCCTAACAGTAGAAGAATGGTACCTGTTAATAAAGCTATTTTTGTTGAACGATTTGATTTATGGAAAATCCTTAAGAACATCCGTCAACACCTCACTTACAATATTTCAGCTAATTTAAATACGATTATTGAATGGAAAAGTTTCAGATATTACAGAAATGTGCTCCTTATTCAGCATTCCAAAGTGAAAAAAATAAGGATGGTTCCGTTTCGGAAACCATCCATGTTTGTAGCCCATTATTCTCCGTCAAGCATTCTGAAGACTCCGCCAAGGACACTGCCTTCGCCTTTGTTTTGTCCTCCACCTTGTGGAGCAGCAGCAAATACTCTGCTGGCAAGGCGGCTGAATGGAAGTGATTGAATCCAAACAGTACCTGGTCCTCTAAGTGTCGCGAAGAAAAGTCCTTCTCCGCCAAATAAGGCTGTTTTAATTCCCTTTACCATTTCGATGTCATAATTTACTTCGCTGGTCATTGCAACAAGGCAGCCAGTGTCCACTTTGATGACTTCTCCTGGTTGAAGTTCTCTTTTATGTATCGTTCCTCCGGCGTGGACAAATGCCATCCCGTCACCTTCGAGTTTCTGCATGATGAAGCCCTCTCCACCGAAGAAACCAGCTCCAAGCTTCCTTTGGAATTCAATCCCGACTGAAACGCCCTTGGCCGCAGCCAGGAAAGCGTCCTTTTGGCAGATAATCTTTCCGCCATTTTGACTTAAATCCATTGGAATGATCTTACCAGGGTAAGGGGATGCGAAGGATACATGCTTTTTATCTTGGCCAGTATTGGTGAATGTGGTCATGAAAAGGCTTTCGCCCGTCAATAATCGTTTTCCTGCTCCAAACAGCTTTCCAACCAAACCGCCGCCGCTTCCGGATCCATCGCCAAAAATCGTTTCCATTTCAATGTGCTGATCCATCATCATCAGACTGCCAGCTTCAGCGACTACGGTTTCACTCGGATCCAGCTCAACCTCGACAAATTGCATGTCATCGCCATAAATTTTATAATCAATTTCATGATTTCTCACAGCTTTTCCCTCCAAACAACAAATTAGCTTTTCATTTTTATTTTACACTTTATATTTGCTGATGCAGAATTTTTTTAGTTAGATTATGAGTATTCCTAAAGCCTAAGTAGGGGCAGATACATGGTGAAAAATGGTCACTAGAAAGATTCTATAAGCCCAAATTCGAGAAGCGAACTTGAAAAGGTCACATAGAAAATTTCTATAAGCCTGGATTTAATTCTCATTATCGTCCATAATAACACCTTCATCAAATGGAATCTCTCGACGTTGGGTGACACCGTATTTTTTATAGGTAATCCTTAATAGATGAATATCATTTTCGGGAGTCGTACCATTGTATTGGACAGCTAATATCAAGTAAACGTCCTTGTCGACCTGGTGATTTTTAACATCTATGAGATCCTCGGGTAGTCCTTCTTGTAGTACGGATTCCTCATCCAGACCTTTTATATTTTTTGTTTTTGCTATATAGGGTTTAATCCTGAATTCATCATCATCTTTGGCGACAATTGTTCCATCTTTCTTAATGAATTCAACTTTTTCTAGGGTTGGTTTCCCGATGCCTTCCCAGGTAAGGTCATAGCCCAAATAGAATGTACTTCCGTCCTTGTAATGGTCGTACCCCATGACAGTATGGCTCCATTTTGTGAAATCTCCATCACGGCTGACATAGTCAAATGTCAAAAAGGGTGCAATGCATACAATAATAATCATCAACATGATAACAATTAATCTCTTCATAAAAAGCCCCCTAAGCAATCCTCAAATTCAAATTAAATATATTTTCACAGTATTAAAATATGTCTTGAAAAGCCTGAAGTAACAATGGTTGATATTATTTTCTCCATCTTTCCAGAATTCTCCTTCTTCATAAAAAATAATATAGAAGAGCTTCAGCCAATATGGTAAGATTTTCTTTAAAAATAATTAGAAAGTTGTGTAAGCATATGATTGAAAGTTTCCTAGTGTCATTATTTGGAGAAGAAAGGGAAATTAGAGTCTATTTGCCTTCAAATGGGCAGGACAAGAAATATCCCGTTCTTTACATGCATGATGGACAGAATGTGTTTGGAAATGAAGAGGCGATTGGCGGTGTTGCACTGGAACTGGATAAATATTTGGAAAAGAACGATATGGAGCTCATCGTCGTGGCGATTGATCAGAAGCCAGGGGAGCGAGTGAATGAATATTGTCCATGGATAAATGGTGAATACACAACAAAGCTTCTGGGCAAACCGAGTTCTGAAGGCGGGAAAGGCAAGGAATATGTGGAGTTCATTGTGAACGAATTGAAACCTCTCATAGACTTGAAGTATAGTACGGATCCCGGTGAAACCTATATGGCCGGTATCTCATTGGGTGCATTAGTCACAACATATGCTGCATGCACTTATCCTCATATTTTTAAAAGAATAGCAGGACTTTCATCCGGTTTTTACCGTAATCAGGAGGAAATTGAGCAGTTGTTGAAAACTGCAGATTTATCTCAACTGGAAAAAATATATTTGGATTGCGGTACAAAAGAAGGAGGCGAGAAACTCGCCAAGCCATTCCTGGAGACGAATAAAGCCGTCTTTGAGATTATCAGACAGAAAGGAATCGCAGCAGAACTAAAAGTCGTTGAAGGAGCAGAACATAATTATCAAACCTTCAAAAAACGGATACCAGAGGTTATATCTTATTTATTATCATAAGCAAAATGGGGAGGTTCTTTTGCTTTTTCTGTTAAAGGGCAGAAGGCAGTGGGAGTCCTGCATTTTTTTGAATTATTTGGAAACATATTCATCCATTTTACGTCTGATTGTAAAAGGGGTGTAATTATTATGAACTATATTTTTATGGTGCTCATTATTTCTGGGGTTTTCCTAGTAGGCTGTTCGAATAATGGATTGTCAGGGGCTGAGCCACCAGGAGCTTTTGTTAAAATTGGAAATGAAAAATTCGAAACGGATTTAGGTACTTATTGCTGGAAAGCTACTTGTGTTGATACCGCTGGACCAGTCGAGCGTTTAGAAGGCAAAGAACCCATAATCGTAAAAAAGGGGGAAACAATCTCATTCGAAATGGATTATGACCCAAAGCCGAATGAAATCCACTTAATCCAATATAATGATAATCAAGAAAAAGAAGTTATGGTCACTGATAACAAAATATCAGCACCAACTGAGCCAGGGATTTATTATTATTCCTATGGCGTATGGTGGATGGATGAAAAAGAGGCACACGTATCACATGGAGATGCTTTTTATGCGTTTGTGTTAGAGGTAAAGTAAAGTCTGAAGCCAATGTCTACTGTTTTTATTGAAAAGAATTCGCTCTGTTTTTTCTTAATTTTGTGATAAATTAATATTTATGGGGGTCGGATATATTGATAAAAGAAAAACTGCAGGGTTTAGCTATTATTAACGCCTTATTAGCTTTACTGGGAATTATTTTAATTGCGTTTAGCGTAGATTTCGGGACATCTAAAGCAGACTCCTGGTTAGCCAGTCGGGGTGGAGCGGACACAGCCTATTACCATCTTATTGTTGAGAGTTACATTAATAATTTTCTGGTAAGCGGAGGTATTTTATTAGGTTTCGGATTAATTAGTTCTACCCTTGTTTATTATAAAATTTATAGTTCTAAGGGTTAAGATTTAGCGAGGCACATATAAAATAGGGGAAGATGATCCATGTTTGGTATTAGTAATTTCGAAGTGTTTTTGGCAACAGCGATCCTGCTCAATTTAACACCTGGTACAGATACGATGTACATCGTGAGCAGAAGTATTTCTCAAGGCAGGACAGCAGGGATTTACTCCGCTTTTGGAATTTCTTCTGGAATCGTTGTCCATACACTCCTTGCAGCTTTCGGATTATCAGTCATATTGACGCAATCCACCTTTTTGTTTAATGCTGTTAAAATTGCTGGAGCCATTTATTTGGCATATCTGGGGATTCAGATGTTAATGGCAAAAAGCAATGCAAATGAACAAAAAACCATGCCAATCCAAAGCAATAAAAAGATCTTTTTACAAGGAATGATCACGAATGTAACCAATCCAAAGGTGGCTTTGTTTTTCCTTGCATTTCTTCCGCAATTCATTCACGCTGATGCAGGTGTTGCAAGTCCAATACCCTTCATCATTCTAGGGATGACCTTCACTCTGACCGGCGGAGTCTGGTGTCTGTTGACTGCCTATTTTTCCTCGATGGCAACATCAAGGCTGAGAAAAAATGCTAGAGCCGGGACGGTCTTAAACAGACTGACAGGTATTGTTTTTATCGGAATGGGCATCAAACTGCTTAACACGAAAGTTGCATCATAAAAAGGGAAACGGTGGAGCTTGGACATAGTGCCAGGCTCTATTTGGTATTATAGTAGATAATAAGAATCGAAAGCAGGAGAGAATAATGGGAGAAGCACTGGAAACATTCCGAAAGCGGATGAACAAAATCAAGGAAGATATCTTTATTATAGCTGAGGCATACAAACACCCAGACACACCTTTTTATATAAAGCTATTCGCAATAATTGTTGTCGCCTATGCTTTCAGTCCGATTGATTTAATTCCTGACTTTATACCAATCCTAGGTTATCTGGACGACCTCATCCTTGTTCCACTGGGAATCGCTATCCTATTAAAATTAATACCAGATCATATCATTCAGTATTCACGTGAAAAAGTGGCTGCATCTGGAAAGGTTAAACATAAGAATTGGATAGCAGGAACGATCATCGTCTTGCTCTGGGCTCTCATGTTATATTGGATGGTTGATTTTCTTGTTAAGTAAACTGATAAAAAGCAAAAAGAACGTTTCTTCATAGCGGCAACTTTTCTTTCTTGAGGTACCTGGCAGATTACCTGAAGAGGATGCTGTTAAAAGATTGGAATAGAAGGTGGAAGAACGGGACTATAAAATTAGATTATTGTGTTTTGAAAAATTTGATTAAGTGATTCAGGGTAAAAACCCGATGTACGTGAAATACAGTTTGTAAGGAATACTAGAAATTTAACTAAAATAAAAAGGAACTCAATTAGAAACTATTCTGCCCTTTCATACGTATAGAAAATGTTACATAATTACATTCAAGTGGAGGGAGAGGCTTAATGAACAAGAAAATCAAAGGTCAGAGTAAAGAATCTGAAGATGGTTGGAATCGAACCTTTTTTGGAAGTCCTACACTTGGTGGTTTTGTTGTCGTAGGAATCATAATTGCTTTTATTGTTTTTAACATTATTTTTAATTAGCAGGTTAGGTGAAAATACGATCACTGCCGAACTGGAATTGTTTTGCTCCATTAAGTGACATGACAAATAGGCAAAGAATAAGAATCTTTACCTATTAAATGCACTTAAAATGAATTAGTATTTTTTATATCTTATATAATCAAAGTTTGAGGTGGGAACCTGTTTTATAATCTTACCTTTTTCATCCCTATGAACTTCATATTCCCTGTAAGTTTCAACGATATATCCGTCCACTTCATTGTCTTGATCCTTCTCATGTACGTACTCCAATTCGGGTATAATCGTTTCTAAAATTTCATCGGTTGTTTCTGGATCAACAATTGCACCGGTTTCTAAAGAATCAATGTCAGAGTTTTTCTGAGAAATTTGAGGACTGTTATAGACCAAATAAATACAGAGTAGCAGTAAACCTGATAACCCGATCATTTGTTTCAATATAATTTGCTCCTTTTGTTGAAGTTACAATTAATCAATATGCTTGTCCGGTGATTAATATAACTATGTAGTAGTCAGTACCAGAAAGTTTATAAAAGGAAGTGAAATATCACTTGGGGTAGAAGGAGAAATGAATAATGAAAAATATAGATTTAAAACTGTTTAAAATACCTTTTGGCTTTTTCCTAATAGGGGTCTTGTTTTTAATAATTGGAGCTAGTGGAGAGAAAAATGCCATTAATTTCTCAAGACCCTCAAATGCAGATTCGTGGTCAACTTCATTGAGCTTAATAAATGCTTTCACATATGTTCCAATGATTATAGGAGTGAGCTTTTTAATCTTATTCATAAGCACTTTTTCAATAACGTATTTTCATTGGCAAAATAAGCAGTAAAATGCTTTTAACTGATAAAGATATCAGGAGACCATTTGGGAATGTATAAAAGAGGAGGAATGTGCATGGAATATAAAGAACATGACAGAACAACAGGTATTCTGTTAATTATATTGACAATCTTATTGGCAGTCTCAGCAGTAGTGTTCTATCCGATTTTACGCATGTTTCCTCATTGGAATATTTGGCTTTTCATATATGGCTCAATTCAAATAGGATTTATACTACTATTCATTTCTGGGGTTAGATCTATCGTAAAAAGAATCAAGGTGTTTTTGGTCTTTGTTAACTCTATTTGTGTAATTCTTAACTCGGTTTTAATATATTACTATTTATTTCCTCGTAGTATTGCTTGAAGCACTTATAAAGTATTGGTACTATCTAGAGTTTACTTTTTTGTTGAGTTAACGAAGTAGGAAATAGTGTTATATATTTATGAAATATAAATTATGTTCTCTATAGGAGAGATTTTATGTCAAAGTATGTTAGCGTTTTCTTGTTAACTCTAATGCTAAGTCTAATTTTCTTCTTTATATTTGGTTCTTTCTTTATGGGCGGTGGCGATCCCGCAGAAGAAATGTTATTAACAATAGGAACAATAATTATCATTCTTCTTTCATTTCTAATATCACAGATCAACTATTTAATCGATTTGATTAAAAAGAAACGCTGACTCCTTATTTAACACATTGCTGCATTGTGCCTTGAACGAATTACATTCTCTGTTGTAGAACATTTTCACAAACTCAGGCTAGTTGTAGAAAAATTGCAGGGAGGGAAAAAAACTGTTTATTGGTCGTACTTTATATTTATTGGGGATGGCTTTTGTTTTCTTTAGTATATTGGGAATTATTATGGTTCCTTTATCAGATGGTGGTGGAGATATTTCTCTTCCGATATTTGCTTTGCTGAATGGATTAATTGCAATGGGTGTTGGAGAAATTGTTATAGATTTAAATCATCGGCGAAGGGTTGAAAAGATGGACAAAGAATAGGGACTGTCTATTCTCTGTCCTTTTGACTTGCGGACCAGTTTACAAAAAAAGTTGAAGTCGCATTGAATATTTAAGCCTTGGAGGTAAAAAAAATGTACGAATATAAATTTGTAGAGACTTCTCTCGGGGGATTTTTTTCTTCACCAACACATAGGGAAACCATTAGTGAATATGCAGCTGATGGATGGAGGTTAGTACAAGTTTTACCTTTAGCGTATAATGGACACGGAAAACCCACTTCTTATGAAATTATCTTCGAAAGACCAGTACTGGATTAATTTGTCATTTCCTGCCATTTTATCTGGTCATGAGGAACGAAATCTGCAATGAATAACTGTCTATACACCGAGGGGCTTTCATATTTATCACTAAATGAAAATACAGTCGAGATCGCAAAAGAAGTAGGTATTGTAGAAGTCAAACGGGACAAGAAAAAAAGAGGTTTCCTAAATGTTTACGAAAGTATTCTAAAAGCAATGGACAAAGGAAGGATAGGTTTCAAACGGATATATGTAAGATCTTAAAATTCAGCTTCGCATATGGGTGTCGATCCAAGAGGGATTGACGCTCTTTTTGTTAGAGTTACTTAACTAACGATGCAGTAATCTTTAATAATACCGTTGAAGATATAGTATAAATAACTTTCACCATGAGAAACTACAAAGTAAAACAAGGTGGGATTATTTTTGATAAGTAAAGTTGTGCTTTGGACAATACTTATTGCTCCATGGTTCACATTATTTTTATTAAAAAGGGAAGATGTTAAACGGTTCATGCCTGTGGCGATATTAGCTTCATTTTTAATGGTTCTTTACAATTTGATAGCTTACAATCAAAACCACTGGATAATTAAAGTGTCAATTTTACCATGGTTAAAGCCTGCTTTTGCTTCAGGTATATTGGGTGCTTTTTTGGTTGTAACCATATGGATTTTTTACTTTACATACGGAAAATTCTGGATTTATTTAGTAACTAATATTGTATCGGATTTTATGTTCGCTATTTTCCCATTGCATTATTTACTTCAGGAAAAATTAGGGATATATCAATTGGTTAACATAACTCCTTGGGGCCGTTTTGGTATTTTCGTCACACTTTCAATTGTTATTTATGGTTACCATTTCTGGCTAGAGGAAGTGTTTAAGCTCACTACTAAAGAAAGGGCACGAACATAATAATTTGCTTTATACACAGGTATTAAAACCTATCATTTGCTTACAAATTAATTTATTTGTTTTGTTAAACTTTAGGGTAGCTTAAGTTCTAGAAGATTGAGAAAACATAATAAATCAGAGAAATGGCATGCCAAAACTGATAGTCAGTTTACACGCCATTTTCTTTGTCATTTATTAAAAAGTTGTGGCAGGTTAGAAGGTTTTCCTTAAATTCTTCACTTACCCTTTCTGAATCGTAGGCACAAACGGAAAGAAGTTTTGTTTCGGTCACAATAACATCAGCTTCTCTTTCAGAAGCCACTAGTTTTTTGCTTACCTCCCACTCATCCCTCCATTCTACATGTGCCCAGCTTCGGATAACTAAAGCGAGTTCTGAATATCCTTCAATTAAGTTAGGGAGGAAATTGAAAATAGAATTAAGCCTAAAGTCTCCTTGGGCATAATAAAAGTCGAAATTATTGATGAACTTTACTTTTTCTAAACGACTATCATTCAACAACACTGTTAGTCTTTTTTTTATCAATGGTGCAATTCGGTCATTTTCTACGATAATGGAATATTCATCCCGTTCTAATCCGGAAAGAACAAAGTCAACCACATTAGAAATATAAAGGTCCTGATTTTGGAAAAAATATACCCCATGTCCCCTGGATAGGTTTGCAAGTTCATTAACTTCTTTTAAATGGGCACTTTCCAAATTATCCCCCCTGTTAAATTGTAGACATATAACACACTATCATCAAAGTTTAACATACTCTGATATTCTTTTGGGTTCATATTCCAAAATCCCCCTGTGAGGAAAACGTTAATTAAGCTACTGAGCTGCAATCATCAAAAGTTTTAGTGAAAAATGAAAATGGGAAGGTTTAATTGTCACCGTGGTGAACAAAAAAACCTTCCCATTCTTATCCTTATTTCTTAAACTTCTCAGGGAACTGCTTCACAACTGCATCAGAAATTGCATCGGCCATCATGATGATATGGGTTATTCCGTCATCAATTGAAACAATTCGTGCTTGCCAATCTTTTTTCAAGCTTGCAGTTAAGTCATCTGCCACCAATTCCAGATGCGTGTACATTAACTTTTTTACTTCTTCATTTTTTAAGTTAGGGTTGGCGCTGCTGAGGAAGGCTGCGATATCGTCTGCATTTCTGTACCATTCCTTGTTTAGCTGATCCAGCTTGGCTTTATCTTCACTTTTAGCTGCTTCAACAATTCCGCCGGCAATGACAATATGCTCCTTAAGCAAATCCGTAAGTTTGTTTCCGGCTTCCTCTCCGTATACAGGTTTGATTGCATTTCCGATATCCTCCTGGTTTTTCAGGAGTCTCTCAAGCACCTCTTTTTGATCCTCCGCACCTGCTGTTGTTGCGCTTGTGATATAGTTGCTTGTCCATAATACATGGTCAACCCATAGTCTGCGGAAAGCATTTTCGAACTTTACCTCAGATTGGGTAATACATTTGTGCTGTGGTTTGGCGTAGGCAGGGGCTGATCCGGCCATCATATTCAGCGGCAATAATAAAATAAAACCCATCAACAATAATTTTTTCATTGTACCTTCTCCTTCTTGGGGTAGTAACATCCTCCTTTATTATTTATACATGGCATTACTTTTATCCAAGAGATAGTACAAAACCAAAAGACCGCCAAATGGCGGCCTTTGTGCTAATTATCTAATGTAATCTGCTAAGATCAAAATACTGGACAGTCTTCCCATCACGGTCGAACTGGATGATCAGCTCGTGCTTGTTAAATTGATAGATGAATTGTCCGCATGTCGCGCTTTCGTAGCAAGAGACATTCTTGACATCATTTGGGTATCCATAGACATTGATAACCTGGCTTTTTTCTTTTGGAAGGGAGCCAAGCTTTAAATATTCCGGATAGACTTGAAGTCCGAATACTGATCCATTTTCCATGTTGAAATTCACGCGAACTCCTGCACCTTCTCCATTATAATAAAGCGACCTGATATTCAACTGGTCTTCGGTTTTCACCGGCTTCCCGAATTGCTGCAGGAGCTGGCTGTATGTGAAACCAACGTGGACATCAAGAACATGAAGATTCTTACTCGTTACAATATAGGCATCAGTGATTCCGTTTTTACGCAACAGCTTTTTTTGCTTCTCCGCATTTACTTTTTTCGAAAAAACACCAGCCTGGATGCAGTAATAAGTTTTATTGTAAATAACCTTTGTAATGACGGTCGCTTCAATTCCTTTCTTTTTCAGATTAGCGATTTGCTTCGTTGCATTATCTTTCTTGGAAAAAGAACCCGCTACAACTGCATACATCGGTTCCGATTCTGTCAGGCCAGGGAGGAGCAGTTTTTGGCCAATATAGATGGTGTTGTTCTTTAACCCATTGAAATCCTTTAATTCCTGGACAGTCAGGTTGTGCTTTTTAGAAAGGCTGTATAATGTATCCCCCTTTTTAACAGTGACATCGTGATCATCTGCATAACCAAAACCATTGGTGAAAAAGAGTAATGAAATCAT is from Mesobacillus boroniphilus and encodes:
- a CDS encoding MEDS domain-containing protein, with the translated sequence MESAHLKEVNELANLSRGHGVYFFQNQDLYISNVVDFVLSGLERDEYSIIVENDRIAPLIKKRLTVLLNDSRLEKVKFINNFDFYYAQGDFRLNSIFNFLPNLIEGYSELALVIRSWAHVEWRDEWEVSKKLVASEREADVIVTETKLLSVCAYDSERVSEEFKENLLTCHNFLINDKENGV
- a CDS encoding YkvA family protein — protein: MGEALETFRKRMNKIKEDIFIIAEAYKHPDTPFYIKLFAIIVVAYAFSPIDLIPDFIPILGYLDDLILVPLGIAILLKLIPDHIIQYSREKVAASGKVKHKNWIAGTIIVLLWALMLYWMVDFLVK
- a CDS encoding alpha/beta hydrolase encodes the protein MIESFLVSLFGEEREIRVYLPSNGQDKKYPVLYMHDGQNVFGNEEAIGGVALELDKYLEKNDMELIVVAIDQKPGERVNEYCPWINGEYTTKLLGKPSSEGGKGKEYVEFIVNELKPLIDLKYSTDPGETYMAGISLGALVTTYAACTYPHIFKRIAGLSSGFYRNQEEIEQLLKTADLSQLEKIYLDCGTKEGGEKLAKPFLETNKAVFEIIRQKGIAAELKVVEGAEHNYQTFKKRIPEVISYLLS
- a CDS encoding LysM peptidoglycan-binding domain-containing protein, which codes for MNKIKRLLQLGLSVLLMISLLFFTNGFGYADDHDVTVKKGDTLYSLSKKHNLTVQELKDFNGLKNNTIYIGQKLLLPGLTESEPMYAVVAGSFSKKDNATKQIANLKKKGIEATVITKVIYNKTYYCIQAGVFSKKVNAEKQKKLLRKNGITDAYIVTSKNLHVLDVHVGFTYSQLLQQFGKPVKTEDQLNIRSLYYNGEGAGVRVNFNMENGSVFGLQVYPEYLKLGSLPKEKSQVINVYGYPNDVKNVSCYESATCGQFIYQFNKHELIIQFDRDGKTVQYFDLSRLH
- a CDS encoding glycosyltransferase, with product MKKLLLMGFILLLPLNMMAGSAPAYAKPQHKCITQSEVKFENAFRRLWVDHVLWTSNYITSATTAGAEDQKEVLERLLKNQEDIGNAIKPVYGEEAGNKLTDLLKEHIVIAGGIVEAAKSEDKAKLDQLNKEWYRNADDIAAFLSSANPNLKNEEVKKLMYTHLELVADDLTASLKKDWQARIVSIDDGITHIIMMADAISDAVVKQFPEKFKK
- a CDS encoding TIGR00266 family protein, yielding MRNHEIDYKIYGDDMQFVEVELDPSETVVAEAGSLMMMDQHIEMETIFGDGSGSGGGLVGKLFGAGKRLLTGESLFMTTFTNTGQDKKHVSFASPYPGKIIPMDLSQNGGKIICQKDAFLAAAKGVSVGIEFQRKLGAGFFGGEGFIMQKLEGDGMAFVHAGGTIHKRELQPGEVIKVDTGCLVAMTSEVNYDIEMVKGIKTALFGGEGLFFATLRGPGTVWIQSLPFSRLASRVFAAAPQGGGQNKGEGSVLGGVFRMLDGE
- a CDS encoding LysE family translocator, with protein sequence MFGISNFEVFLATAILLNLTPGTDTMYIVSRSISQGRTAGIYSAFGISSGIVVHTLLAAFGLSVILTQSTFLFNAVKIAGAIYLAYLGIQMLMAKSNANEQKTMPIQSNKKIFLQGMITNVTNPKVALFFLAFLPQFIHADAGVASPIPFIILGMTFTLTGGVWCLLTAYFSSMATSRLRKNARAGTVLNRLTGIVFIGMGIKLLNTKVAS
- a CDS encoding DUF4177 domain-containing protein, encoding MYEYKFVETSLGGFFSSPTHRETISEYAADGWRLVQVLPLAYNGHGKPTSYEIIFERPVLD